A region from the Sandaracinus amylolyticus genome encodes:
- a CDS encoding TetR/AcrR family transcriptional regulator: MARERTGAGDPARTLELLWRAAREPDAPQRGPRPTLSIDAVIDAAIELADAEGIDALSMRALAQRFGVAPMALYTYVPGKAELLDLMVDHAYRRMARSTPREASWRARIAAVADDNLALHRRHPWLARIATHRPPLGPGVMAKYDHELRALEGTGLDDVEMDAALTFVLGFVASCASAAADERAAERESAMADETWWAAHAPLLARVLDATKFPVAARVGAAAGEAHGAAYSPDHAYAFGLERVLDGLEALITRRASGTSATPKRSKRRRT; encoded by the coding sequence ATGGCGCGCGAGCGCACCGGTGCGGGCGATCCTGCGCGCACGCTCGAGCTGCTCTGGCGCGCTGCGCGCGAGCCCGACGCCCCGCAGCGCGGGCCGCGTCCGACGCTGTCGATCGACGCCGTGATCGACGCGGCGATCGAGCTCGCCGACGCCGAAGGGATCGACGCGCTCAGCATGCGCGCGCTCGCCCAGCGCTTCGGCGTCGCGCCGATGGCGCTCTACACGTACGTGCCCGGCAAGGCGGAGCTGCTCGATCTGATGGTCGACCACGCGTACCGCCGGATGGCGCGCAGCACGCCGCGCGAGGCCTCGTGGCGCGCGCGGATCGCGGCGGTCGCGGACGACAACCTCGCGCTGCATCGACGGCATCCGTGGCTCGCGCGCATCGCGACCCATCGGCCGCCGCTCGGGCCCGGGGTGATGGCGAAGTACGATCACGAGCTGCGCGCGCTCGAGGGCACCGGGCTCGACGACGTGGAGATGGACGCGGCGCTGACGTTCGTGCTCGGTTTCGTCGCGTCGTGCGCGAGCGCGGCGGCCGACGAGCGCGCGGCGGAGCGTGAGAGCGCGATGGCCGACGAGACGTGGTGGGCGGCGCACGCGCCGCTCCTGGCGCGCGTGCTCGACGCGACGAAGTTCCCGGTCGCGGCGCGCGTCGGCGCGGCAGCCGGCGAGGCACACGGCGCGGCGTACTCGCCCGATCACGCGTACGCGTTCGGGCTCGAGCGCGTGCTCGACGGGCTCGAGGCGCTGATCACACGGCGCGCGTCGGGGACGTCGGCGACGCCGAAGCGCTCGAAGCGCCGTCGCACCTGA
- a CDS encoding VOC family protein has product MQITRSAVSLNVDDVLASAEFVKKHFGFTEDMAADGFVSLSRRDAGFNLIFLRTGLASFKPESMKGRRADGLLVAFVVDDVDREYARLRAEGAPIVTPIETEAWGERYFQVQDPNGVILQLVQWVDPPQA; this is encoded by the coding sequence ATGCAGATCACTCGCTCGGCGGTCTCGCTCAACGTCGACGACGTCCTCGCGTCGGCGGAGTTCGTGAAGAAGCACTTCGGGTTCACCGAGGACATGGCGGCGGACGGCTTCGTGTCGCTCTCGCGGCGCGATGCGGGGTTCAACCTGATCTTCCTCCGGACCGGGCTCGCTTCGTTCAAGCCCGAGTCGATGAAGGGCCGGCGCGCCGACGGACTGCTCGTCGCATTCGTCGTCGACGACGTCGATCGCGAGTACGCGCGGCTGCGCGCGGAGGGCGCCCCGATCGTCACGCCGATCGAGACCGAGGCGTGGGGCGAGCGGTACTTCCAGGTCCAGGATCCGAACGGCGTGATCCTGCAGCTCGTGCAGTGGGTCGATCCGCCGCAGGCGTGA
- the cysC gene encoding adenylyl-sulfate kinase produces the protein MSGSDRNLTWHAGEVSASDRARALGHGAATVWLTGLSGSGKSTLCRRVERTLVERGVGAYVLDGDNVRMGLNADLGFGAKDREENIRRIGEVAKLMTDAGLVVLTAFISPFRADRARVRSIVPAGQFLEVHVATSIDECERRDPKGLYAKARRGEIRDFTGIDSPYEPPDAPELVVGHDGVSADVNAARIVEMLEIRGIVPR, from the coding sequence ATGAGCGGATCGGATCGCAACCTGACGTGGCACGCGGGCGAGGTGAGCGCGTCGGATCGTGCGCGCGCGCTGGGGCACGGCGCGGCGACGGTGTGGCTCACCGGGCTCTCGGGCTCCGGCAAGAGCACGCTGTGCCGCCGCGTGGAGCGCACGCTCGTGGAGCGCGGCGTCGGCGCGTACGTGCTCGACGGCGACAACGTGCGCATGGGGCTCAACGCGGACCTCGGCTTCGGCGCGAAGGATCGCGAGGAGAACATCCGGCGCATCGGCGAGGTCGCGAAGCTGATGACCGACGCGGGCCTCGTCGTGCTCACCGCGTTCATCTCGCCGTTCCGCGCGGACCGCGCGCGCGTGCGCTCGATCGTGCCCGCGGGGCAGTTCCTCGAGGTCCACGTCGCGACGTCGATCGACGAGTGCGAGCGGCGCGATCCCAAGGGCCTCTACGCGAAGGCGCGCCGTGGCGAGATCCGCGACTTCACCGGGATCGACTCGCCGTACGAGCCGCCCGACGCGCCCGAGCTCGTGGTGGGCCACGACGGAGTGAGCGCGGACGTGAACGCGGCGCGCATCGTCGAGATGCTCGAGATCCGCGGGATCGTCCCGCGGTGA
- a CDS encoding DUF72 domain-containing protein, whose amino-acid sequence MIVHRKGTQLDLFGAETPPPAPAPRPIAPPRPRRGELDPIPAPDPTLVSIASRLPRHVRLGTSSWTFPGWAGHVYRRRYPNERVFTQRSLEEYARFPLFRTVGIDRSFWAPIPEHELESYAAQLPDGFRCAMKVWEEITTVSYPSHPRYGARAGQLNPHFLDARVFRELIAEPVARAFGRHLGAFVLEIPPPPKLPHRPTFERQLARFFEEVPRQFHYAVELRDKRLLTRRHVELLRAHGASHVWNHWSRMPPISVQRDIAGAPLGPIAIARLMLPQGARYEEQKAAMEPFDTLVAPDPEMRDDVIRLARECEDAGAELYVIVNNKVEGSSPWTVRALAERLAR is encoded by the coding sequence GTGATCGTGCACCGCAAGGGCACGCAGCTCGATCTCTTCGGGGCCGAGACGCCGCCGCCTGCGCCCGCTCCGCGCCCGATCGCGCCGCCGCGTCCTCGTCGCGGCGAGCTCGATCCGATCCCCGCGCCCGATCCGACGCTCGTGTCGATCGCGTCGCGCCTTCCGCGCCACGTGCGGCTCGGCACCTCGAGCTGGACCTTCCCGGGATGGGCCGGGCACGTCTATCGGCGTCGTTATCCGAACGAGCGCGTGTTCACGCAGCGCTCGCTCGAGGAGTACGCGCGCTTCCCGCTCTTCCGCACCGTCGGCATCGATCGCAGCTTCTGGGCGCCGATCCCCGAGCACGAGCTCGAGTCCTACGCGGCGCAGCTCCCGGATGGCTTCCGCTGCGCGATGAAGGTCTGGGAGGAGATCACGACGGTCTCGTATCCCTCGCACCCGCGCTACGGCGCGCGCGCCGGGCAGCTCAACCCGCACTTCCTCGATGCGCGCGTGTTCCGCGAGCTGATCGCGGAGCCGGTCGCGCGCGCGTTCGGACGTCACCTCGGCGCGTTCGTCCTCGAGATCCCGCCGCCGCCGAAGCTCCCGCACCGACCGACGTTCGAGCGCCAGCTCGCGCGCTTCTTCGAAGAGGTGCCGCGGCAGTTCCACTACGCGGTCGAGCTGCGCGACAAGCGCCTCCTCACGCGACGGCACGTCGAGCTGCTGCGCGCTCACGGCGCGAGCCACGTGTGGAACCACTGGTCGCGCATGCCGCCGATCTCGGTGCAGCGCGACATCGCGGGCGCGCCGCTCGGTCCGATCGCGATCGCGCGGCTCATGCTCCCGCAGGGCGCGCGCTACGAGGAGCAGAAGGCCGCGATGGAGCCCTTCGACACGCTCGTCGCGCCCGATCCCGAGATGCGCGACGACGTGATCCGTCTCGCGCGCGAGTGCGAGGACGCGGGCGCCGAGCTCTACGTGATCGTCAACAACAAGGTCGAGGGCAGCTCACCGTGGACGGTGCGCGCGCTCGCGGAGAGATTGGCTCGATGA
- the mltG gene encoding endolytic transglycosylase MltG, whose amino-acid sequence MLALVGVAVAAIAAILIVYPKQRASGTGRATEITIASGERFGDLNARLASAGVVERPWLFAIYARLVGADEHLRVGTVVLTDDMSPREVVQRIAHGFGTASVEVLVPEGFHRYDLAARLDRWGVCSRDAFLEATEDRALLDELEIPGPTAEGYLFPDTYELSEGMAAHDVVRRMVTNHRRRTTPVLRELASGLAELERDLRWSAHEAIVLASIVEREAVAREEQPIIAGVFLNRLRDPTFVPHRLDADPTVSYGCLAFPDLAPSCAGFRGRISRAMTHDPANPYNTYRREQLPPGPISNPGLDALRAVLAPARHDYLFFVARGRGRHAFSRTLGEHSRTTARVRDAQGE is encoded by the coding sequence TTGCTCGCGCTCGTCGGCGTCGCGGTCGCGGCGATCGCGGCGATCCTGATCGTCTATCCGAAGCAGCGCGCCTCGGGCACGGGTCGCGCGACCGAGATCACGATCGCCTCCGGCGAGCGCTTCGGCGATCTCAACGCGCGGCTCGCGAGCGCGGGTGTCGTCGAGCGCCCGTGGCTCTTCGCGATCTACGCGCGCCTCGTCGGCGCGGACGAGCACCTCCGCGTGGGCACGGTCGTGCTCACCGACGACATGAGCCCGCGCGAGGTCGTCCAGCGCATCGCGCACGGGTTCGGCACCGCGTCCGTCGAGGTGCTCGTCCCCGAGGGCTTCCATCGCTACGACCTCGCGGCGCGGCTCGATCGCTGGGGCGTGTGCTCCCGCGACGCGTTCCTCGAGGCGACCGAGGATCGCGCGCTCCTCGACGAGCTCGAGATCCCGGGCCCGACCGCCGAGGGGTACCTCTTCCCCGACACCTACGAGCTCTCCGAGGGCATGGCCGCGCACGACGTCGTGCGTCGCATGGTGACCAACCATCGGCGTCGCACCACGCCGGTCCTGCGCGAGCTCGCGTCGGGGCTCGCCGAGCTCGAGCGCGATCTCCGCTGGAGCGCGCACGAGGCGATCGTCCTCGCGTCGATCGTCGAGCGCGAAGCGGTCGCGCGCGAGGAGCAGCCGATCATCGCGGGCGTGTTCCTCAATCGCCTGCGCGATCCCACGTTCGTGCCGCATCGGCTCGACGCCGATCCCACCGTCTCGTACGGCTGTCTGGCGTTCCCCGATCTCGCGCCTTCGTGCGCGGGGTTCCGCGGTCGCATCAGCCGCGCGATGACCCACGATCCCGCGAACCCGTACAACACGTATCGCCGCGAGCAGCTCCCGCCCGGGCCGATCAGCAACCCCGGGCTCGACGCGCTGCGCGCGGTGCTCGCGCCTGCGCGCCACGACTACCTGTTCTTCGTCGCGCGCGGCCGAGGTCGGCACGCGTTCAGCCGCACGCTCGGCGAGCACAGCCGCACGACCGCGCGCGTGCGCGACGCACAGGGCGAGTGA
- the ruvX gene encoding Holliday junction resolvase RuvX, with product MRRWYTDARGRLRRLGIDPGTRRVGVAVADDEGMLASPRDTIEHVSDEATARAIAKIAEEEDAGEIVVGLPLGLDGREGPSSRHARSLARAIAKASGRRVVLWDERMTSQAAHRALAAGGASSRDRRGKVDRIAAALLLESYLEAQRAKAAREARARREDDEDP from the coding sequence GTGCGTCGCTGGTACACCGACGCGCGAGGGCGTTTGCGACGGCTCGGCATCGATCCCGGCACGCGGCGCGTCGGCGTCGCGGTCGCCGACGACGAAGGGATGCTCGCGTCCCCGCGCGACACGATCGAGCACGTGTCGGACGAGGCGACCGCGCGCGCGATCGCGAAGATCGCCGAGGAGGAGGACGCGGGCGAGATCGTCGTCGGCCTGCCGCTCGGGCTCGACGGTCGCGAAGGGCCGTCGTCACGCCACGCGCGATCGCTGGCACGCGCGATCGCGAAGGCGAGCGGTCGTCGCGTGGTGCTCTGGGACGAGCGCATGACGTCGCAGGCTGCGCATCGCGCGCTCGCGGCCGGTGGCGCGTCGAGCCGTGATCGGCGCGGCAAGGTCGATCGCATCGCCGCCGCGCTGTTGCTCGAGTCGTACCTCGAGGCCCAGCGCGCGAAGGCGGCGCGCGAGGCACGCGCACGTCGCGAGGACGACGAGGATCCGTGA
- a CDS encoding serine/threonine-protein kinase: MTSTAMSEVWRARDRVTGRDVALKLIAVTTNADRDRFVREHVLLAGITHPGIVGYVAHGTTERGDAWLAMEWVEGETLQARLAQRELTVIESVRLVAAIAHALGVAHARGIVHRDVKPGNVMLTEHGPKLLDFGIARHGLGDRVTATGALIGTPGYMAPEQARGELVIDARADVFALGCVLYRCLAHRPAFPGDAIVNVLVDLAAGRYEPLDRVRPGLPGPLLALVARMLDRDPARRPLDAREVAAALDALEPALPRHELPLATAVLGEDEQRLVSVVLASITRAASRRAVVAALRPLGVEPEWLSDHVLVTLRGTSTATDLAARAARCALVLQAVLPESPIAIATGRAVFAASTLLGEARDRAEALLRDTRGATVAIDDATAGLLDARFEVAKHEAGLELRAMRDVARPDEGRALGTRLPFAGRERELAMIDATLDECIEARVARVVLVTGPPGVGKSRLAAELVMRVEARGDVAVVPARADSVGRRSAWQLAARIARRVLGIDAAQDVTAQRERIAEWAARAMPEPDRARTATFLAELVGARIPDDAGDALLAAARQDPMRMGDQLRRAFQDLLAASCDRGPLMLVLEDLHWADLPSIRLLDGALRALAERPVLVLGLARPEVHEQFPALWAERGASQLRLGELGRRTCERLARSVLGDDAPAALVARVVERCAGNALFLEEILRRVAQQPGEDALPESVLAMLQVRLESLSGPARRLARAASVFGRDAPLAGVIALLGTTDPIDDALRELVEHEVLEQRGTGFARDRELSFRHELVREAAYDMLTDEDRSLGHRLAAAWLERSGAHDATLLAEHLQRGSEPTLAIVWLERAGEQALEGGDFEGAVEHARRALALGAAERVGSIAMIEVEALAWSGRFAELHDAARAVMSGAPPGSPLWSRAASALLFAGSALPIARAAEIIGQIITAELPDDARSVQVRAHAIAAIVLYRAGQIAIADPILARLARIDDPERDPGTLAWIELVRVYRARFGDGDPAAARAHAERAARHAERAGDAGALGLARIDVAYSSLGLGLVDEALDAARLAVDAGETHGAGFLVAYARGVLGLALARRGRLAEARAELEGCIVRADAAGDGVNQGFARNLLATVALAEGDAQRARRLADEALAAPIPPTTRAYAAATASSAALACGDVDAACNLADDAWRSLALTGAPEIAHGVIARARITALVARGDHDAARAALTEARARLATRAARIDDPHWRAAFDALPEHAWLSSDDVA; encoded by the coding sequence GTGACGTCGACCGCGATGTCGGAGGTGTGGCGCGCGCGGGATCGCGTCACCGGTCGCGACGTCGCGCTGAAGCTGATCGCGGTCACGACGAATGCCGATCGTGATCGCTTCGTGCGCGAGCACGTGTTGCTCGCGGGCATCACGCATCCCGGGATCGTCGGATACGTCGCGCACGGGACGACCGAGCGCGGCGACGCGTGGCTCGCGATGGAGTGGGTCGAAGGCGAGACGCTCCAGGCGCGGCTCGCGCAGCGCGAGCTCACCGTGATCGAGTCGGTGCGCCTCGTCGCCGCGATCGCGCACGCGCTCGGTGTCGCGCACGCGCGCGGCATCGTGCACCGCGACGTGAAGCCCGGGAACGTGATGCTCACGGAGCACGGGCCGAAGCTGCTCGACTTCGGCATCGCGCGGCACGGGCTCGGCGATCGCGTCACCGCCACCGGCGCGCTGATCGGGACGCCGGGGTACATGGCGCCCGAGCAGGCGCGCGGCGAGCTCGTGATCGACGCGCGAGCCGACGTGTTCGCGCTGGGCTGCGTGCTCTATCGCTGTCTCGCGCATCGCCCCGCGTTCCCGGGCGACGCGATCGTGAACGTCCTCGTCGATCTCGCGGCGGGCCGCTACGAGCCGCTCGACCGTGTCCGACCGGGGCTCCCGGGACCGTTGCTCGCGCTCGTCGCGCGCATGCTCGATCGTGATCCCGCGCGCCGTCCGCTCGACGCGCGCGAGGTCGCCGCCGCGCTCGACGCGCTCGAGCCCGCGCTGCCGCGTCACGAGCTGCCGCTCGCGACGGCGGTGCTCGGCGAGGACGAGCAGCGGCTCGTCTCCGTGGTGCTGGCATCGATCACGCGCGCCGCGTCGCGCCGCGCCGTCGTCGCCGCGCTGCGTCCGCTCGGGGTCGAGCCCGAGTGGCTGTCCGATCACGTGCTCGTCACGCTGCGCGGGACCAGCACCGCGACCGATCTCGCGGCGCGCGCGGCGCGATGCGCGCTCGTGCTCCAAGCCGTGCTCCCCGAGTCGCCGATCGCGATCGCGACGGGCCGCGCGGTGTTCGCGGCGTCGACGCTCCTCGGCGAGGCGCGCGATCGCGCCGAGGCTCTGCTGCGCGACACCCGCGGCGCGACGGTCGCGATCGACGACGCCACCGCGGGCTTGCTCGATGCGCGCTTCGAGGTCGCGAAGCACGAGGCGGGGCTCGAGCTCCGCGCGATGCGCGACGTCGCGCGTCCCGACGAAGGGCGCGCGCTCGGCACGCGCCTGCCGTTCGCGGGTCGCGAGCGCGAGCTCGCGATGATCGACGCGACGCTCGACGAGTGCATCGAGGCGCGCGTCGCGCGCGTGGTGCTCGTCACCGGCCCGCCGGGCGTGGGCAAGTCGCGGCTCGCGGCGGAGCTCGTGATGCGCGTCGAGGCGCGCGGCGACGTCGCGGTGGTGCCCGCGCGCGCCGACAGCGTGGGCCGGCGATCGGCGTGGCAGCTCGCGGCGCGCATCGCGCGACGCGTGCTCGGCATCGACGCCGCGCAGGACGTGACCGCGCAGCGCGAGCGAATCGCCGAATGGGCGGCGCGCGCGATGCCCGAGCCCGATCGCGCGCGCACCGCGACGTTCCTCGCGGAGCTCGTCGGCGCGCGGATCCCGGACGACGCCGGAGACGCGCTCCTCGCCGCGGCGCGACAGGACCCGATGCGCATGGGCGATCAGCTCCGCCGCGCGTTCCAGGACCTGCTCGCCGCGTCGTGCGATCGCGGCCCGCTGATGCTCGTGCTCGAGGATCTGCACTGGGCCGATCTGCCCTCGATTCGCCTGCTCGACGGCGCGCTGCGCGCGCTCGCGGAGCGCCCGGTGCTCGTGCTCGGCCTCGCGCGCCCCGAGGTGCACGAGCAGTTCCCCGCGCTCTGGGCGGAGCGCGGCGCGTCGCAGCTGCGCCTCGGTGAGCTCGGGCGTCGCACGTGCGAGCGCCTCGCGCGCAGCGTGCTCGGCGACGACGCGCCCGCGGCGCTGGTCGCGCGCGTCGTCGAGCGCTGCGCGGGCAACGCGCTCTTCCTCGAGGAGATCCTGCGGCGCGTGGCGCAGCAGCCGGGTGAGGACGCGCTGCCCGAGTCGGTGCTCGCGATGCTCCAGGTCCGCCTCGAGTCGCTCTCGGGCCCGGCGCGCCGCCTCGCGCGCGCGGCGAGCGTGTTCGGGAGGGACGCGCCGCTCGCCGGCGTGATCGCGCTCCTCGGGACCACGGATCCGATCGACGACGCGCTCCGCGAGCTCGTCGAGCACGAGGTCCTCGAGCAGCGCGGCACCGGCTTCGCGCGCGATCGCGAGCTCTCGTTCCGCCACGAGCTCGTGCGCGAGGCCGCGTACGACATGCTCACCGACGAGGATCGCAGCCTCGGTCATCGCCTCGCGGCCGCGTGGCTCGAGCGCAGCGGCGCGCACGATGCGACGCTGCTCGCGGAGCACCTGCAGCGCGGCAGCGAGCCGACGCTCGCGATCGTGTGGCTCGAGCGCGCGGGCGAGCAGGCGCTCGAGGGCGGCGACTTCGAAGGCGCGGTCGAGCACGCACGTCGCGCCCTCGCGCTCGGTGCCGCCGAGCGCGTCGGCTCGATCGCGATGATCGAGGTGGAGGCGCTCGCGTGGAGCGGGCGCTTCGCCGAGCTTCACGACGCGGCGCGCGCGGTCATGAGCGGAGCACCGCCGGGGAGCCCGCTGTGGAGCCGCGCGGCGTCCGCGCTGCTCTTCGCGGGCAGCGCGCTCCCGATCGCGCGAGCGGCCGAGATCATCGGACAGATCATCACGGCCGAGCTCCCCGACGACGCGCGCTCGGTGCAGGTGCGCGCCCACGCGATCGCGGCGATCGTGCTCTATCGCGCGGGGCAGATCGCGATCGCCGATCCCATCCTCGCGCGGCTCGCGCGGATCGACGACCCCGAGCGCGACCCGGGCACGCTCGCGTGGATCGAGCTCGTGCGCGTCTATCGCGCGCGCTTCGGCGACGGCGATCCCGCGGCCGCGCGCGCCCATGCCGAGCGCGCCGCGCGCCACGCCGAGCGCGCCGGTGATGCGGGCGCGCTCGGGCTCGCGCGGATCGACGTCGCGTACTCGAGCCTCGGCCTCGGCCTCGTCGACGAAGCGCTCGATGCCGCGCGGCTCGCGGTCGACGCCGGCGAGACGCACGGCGCGGGCTTCCTCGTCGCGTACGCGCGCGGCGTGCTCGGGCTCGCGCTCGCGCGTCGCGGGCGCCTCGCCGAAGCGCGCGCGGAGCTCGAGGGCTGCATCGTGCGCGCCGATGCCGCGGGCGACGGAGTGAATCAGGGCTTCGCGCGCAACCTGCTCGCGACGGTCGCGCTCGCGGAGGGCGACGCGCAGCGAGCACGCCGCCTCGCCGACGAAGCGCTCGCCGCGCCCATCCCGCCCACGACGCGCGCGTACGCGGCCGCGACCGCGTCGAGCGCGGCGCTCGCGTGCGGCGACGTCGACGCCGCGTGCAACCTCGCCGACGATGCGTGGCGATCGCTCGCGCTCACCGGCGCACCGGAGATCGCGCACGGCGTCATCGCTCGCGCGCGCATCACAGCGCTCGTCGCCCGCGGAGATCACGACGCTGCGCGCGCCGCGCTCACCGAAGCACGCGCGCGCCTCGCGACGCGCGCCGCGCGCATCGACGATCCGCACTGGCGCGCTGCATTCGATGCGCTCCCCGAGCACGCGTGGCTCTCGAGCGACGACGTCGCGTGA
- a CDS encoding branched-chain amino acid transaminase, which translates to MVDRVAKIWMDGRLVDWDAAQVHVLTHTLHYGLGTFEGIRAYETHDGRTAIFRLREHVRRLFDSAKICTIPMPYTQDQIVDACIETVRANGLSSCYLRPLVFLGDGAMGLGAINPTRVSIAVWKWGAYLGEEGLAKGIRAKVSSFTRPGINMLMSKGKVSGHYVNSVLAKREVIAAGYQEAIMLDAQGRVSEATGENVWLVRDGVVATAPYGGSILGGITRDTLLTILRDDLGLEVQERDITRDELWIADEVFMCGTAAEVTPVREIDDRQIGAGARGPLTKKVQDRYFEVVRGVRPPVAEWLTYV; encoded by the coding sequence ATGGTGGATCGGGTGGCGAAGATCTGGATGGACGGGCGTCTGGTGGACTGGGACGCCGCGCAGGTCCACGTGCTCACGCACACCCTCCACTACGGCCTCGGAACGTTCGAGGGCATCCGCGCCTACGAGACCCACGACGGGCGCACCGCGATCTTCCGGCTGCGCGAGCACGTCCGCCGCCTCTTCGACTCGGCGAAGATCTGCACGATCCCGATGCCGTACACGCAGGATCAGATCGTCGATGCGTGCATCGAGACGGTCCGCGCGAACGGCCTCAGCAGCTGCTACTTGCGCCCGCTCGTGTTCCTCGGCGACGGCGCGATGGGCCTCGGCGCGATCAACCCGACACGCGTGTCGATCGCGGTGTGGAAGTGGGGCGCGTACCTCGGCGAAGAAGGTCTCGCGAAGGGCATCCGCGCGAAGGTCAGCTCGTTCACGCGCCCCGGCATCAACATGCTGATGTCGAAGGGCAAGGTCTCGGGCCACTACGTGAACAGCGTGCTCGCGAAGCGCGAGGTGATCGCCGCGGGCTACCAGGAAGCGATCATGCTGGACGCGCAGGGCCGCGTGTCCGAGGCGACCGGCGAGAACGTGTGGCTCGTGCGCGACGGAGTCGTCGCGACCGCGCCGTACGGCGGATCGATCCTCGGCGGGATCACGCGGGACACACTGCTGACGATCCTGCGCGACGATCTCGGCCTCGAGGTGCAGGAGCGCGACATCACGCGCGACGAGCTCTGGATCGCCGACGAGGTCTTCATGTGCGGCACCGCAGCGGAGGTGACGCCGGTGCGCGAGATCGACGACCGACAGATCGGCGCCGGTGCGCGCGGCCCGCTGACGAAGAAGGTGCAGGACCGCTACTTCGAGGTCGTGCGCGGCGTTCGTCCGCCGGTCGCGGAGTGGCTCACGTACGTCTGA
- a CDS encoding zinc ribbon domain-containing protein: protein MRALVKLAEIDSQARGIDDRLKGIPAELDERRAAVRALEALVERQRSTITEAERLLAQQDNDIASRNDALSKAKGKSAKARTMREAEAAERELDSIRKSIKDGETEKERLREKIAQITAALADPTKTLDEQKAELAASEAAAETKLGELRAERERVVAGRDDYAKKIDKQYIRLYDRLRTKLTPAVCEVVGETCVGCRMQMPPQRFIQLQRGTEIMQCQMCQRIVFHKDVLGD, encoded by the coding sequence TTGAGGGCGCTGGTCAAGCTCGCGGAGATCGATTCCCAGGCCCGTGGAATCGATGATCGACTGAAGGGCATCCCGGCCGAGCTCGACGAGCGCCGCGCCGCGGTTCGCGCCCTCGAAGCACTGGTCGAGCGTCAGCGCTCGACCATCACCGAAGCCGAACGCCTGCTCGCGCAGCAGGACAACGACATCGCCTCGCGCAACGACGCGCTCTCGAAGGCGAAGGGGAAGAGCGCGAAGGCGCGCACGATGCGCGAGGCCGAAGCGGCCGAGCGCGAGCTCGACTCGATCCGCAAGTCCATCAAGGACGGCGAGACCGAGAAGGAGCGGCTTCGCGAGAAGATCGCGCAGATCACCGCGGCGCTCGCGGATCCGACGAAGACGCTCGACGAGCAGAAGGCCGAGCTGGCCGCGTCGGAGGCCGCCGCCGAGACGAAGCTCGGAGAGCTCCGCGCAGAGCGCGAGCGCGTGGTCGCGGGTCGCGACGACTACGCGAAGAAGATCGACAAGCAATACATCCGCCTCTACGACCGGCTGCGTACCAAGCTGACGCCTGCGGTCTGCGAGGTCGTCGGCGAGACGTGCGTCGGCTGTCGCATGCAGATGCCGCCGCAGCGCTTCATCCAGCTACAGCGCGGCACCGAGATCATGCAGTGCCAGATGTGCCAGCGGATCGTCTTCCACAAGGACGTGCTCGGCGACTGA